The Salmo salar chromosome ssa02, Ssal_v3.1, whole genome shotgun sequence genome segment TTTCTAGCATTTGCCTGTCTCCCTATCTCATTTAATTATTGTCTGAACAAAGTGTCAAATTACTTAAAAAACATGTTTACAAAAATATTAGCATACTTTAAATGTCAAAGTAACAAAGTAGTTAAATTCTGAGAGCTCGTTTAATGTTCAAAGCCTCCTGTGGTTTTTATTTTCCAAATCTCACTCCAAGCTTTCTTCAAAAGTTGGCAGCCCTGCACTGCCTACCTCTACATATTACATATCTTCTCACTCCTTATTTTCTCTCTGGGCTAGATAAGATATGTTTAAATTAAATGATGTAAAGAAAATACGTGATTTATCTCTTTATCACATTTATATGATGTGTAGTGTTTTGAGATTTTATGAACTCAATATAAACTTCCAACTCTGCCCACCAGATGGCTGCAATGCGATGCACTGTTTCTAAACCGGGTCGTAAAACCGTAGAGGAAAACGCCAGCTGACAATCCCGGAAGGGGACATACATTGGTTTGTTTGGCTTGGCAACCTGAATCTGTCAATTGTGGTAATGTTGTGGTTATAAATCAATTTCGTGTGGATAACGTCACGTACCTATATGATTGAAGATTGATGGATAAATATGTTTTTAATCATCAGTGACTAAATAAATCGTGTGTGTGCAGCTCAttaactacagtagctagctatctTATCGTGCCTTAATCTTATGCCAACTATAAATATTCATGTTCATGCTTTTATTTCAGCTGGACCTAACAATACATAATGCCTGAAGTCAAATCGATGTTCAGAGAAGTGTTGCCCAAACAAGGTGAGTAACGACCATTATGAATAAAGACTGTGTGGTATAAATTAGCAATTTCGTCTATCATGCAACTCAACACAGCAGCCACCCCTTCACTTCTGCAGTAACGTTAGATGCTCTAAAATACTGTAAACACATTCCTTTCAGTAGAAGGAACAGTTCGAAACACTGCCAAGTGTGTGCCAACTGCCAACCGATGTTATGTTCCTTCAGGTTTTTACTCCTACTGAAAATACCTCTCTGCCATCTACTGTTGAAACCGGTCACTGACCCCAAAAGATACACCTACACATAGCCCACCAGATTCTTTCTCTTTACCTGAAAACTTAACTACAGTATGTTCAGTGGAAAACTGCACGGTACTACAACAGTATACCATGTTGATAGTGTGAGGAATTATGCAGATTTTATTGGTCATAGTAATGAGTCTATTCTTTAAAGACAGTCTTGTAAAGTGTTGGTTAATTCCTAGGCTTGTGGCATGCAGGAAACCTGGGTTTGTGTCTTATTTTCTGTTTGCATTCTGATAACTAGAAGACAAGCCTGTAACTTCTCACTCTTGGTTATGCTACCATCTAAAGGGCAGTTGTCCATGGAGGACGTCCCCACCATGGTGCTGTGTAAGCCCAAGCTGATGCCGCTGAAATCAGTCACCCTGGAGAAACTGGAGAAGATGCAACTGGAGGCCCAGGAGGCCATCAAGCAACAGGATCTGGCACTGAACGAGCCACAGTAGACACGGTGGCAGCCACGCAATGGCAGCCCAAGGAGTAGTACGGTCAGTAGACACAAAATGGATGATAGTTTTATTATCAACCAACAGGAACTGAATGAGCAGCAGGAGCCACAATGGAGGACAGTAGCAACACCAGTAGACACAAAATGGACTACAGCCAGATGTTAAGATGGATACAATGGAGGGCAGAGGGTCACAACCTAATATTGCAATATATCACTGTTGGCATCAATCTCATGGATTATTTTAATTGCTGAGAATGTATAATAGCCTTGTAAATATGAGAAGTCTTATTTCTGAGAGAAGTTGAATTGGAGTTTAGGTAAATATAACATCTTTTGTGAACACGTTCTTCAAATAAACTAAGATTTATTTCCCATTTATGACAGTACTAGATTTAGATCACACCATGATTCTCAAGTCATCTTTCATCTACTCACACAAATATATTGACAATAGCATACATTttgtatagcaatttattgaacttTTGACAATCAGGGTGCAATTAAGActtggtacattttcacaacagTGTTCGCcaaatataaaaataaacattCTGGACACCATTTTGTTGTGAAATGATCGCAACCAGATCCAAATCTCTTAGCttaactttattttttattaattgccTTGAGTAATGacatatttaattaaaaaaaatatttttaatttttttttttaaagtgaagAGAAAAAAAAGTCAAGCACAGCATAGAAATAGACTAGTCTGgtacccagatctgtttgtgccatcttgCCCAAATTCCTATGGTAGAAGTTGTGtaaaacagcacaaacagatcttgaAACCAGGCTAGAAACAGACAGCAGCTGGTGAGGGAAGGTGTTGCTTTGAACCAACGATCTGCCCCCCTTTTCATTAAAAAGCTTTATACACAAACCAGTTTAATTCTTGTACAAACACTTTAATCTAGAACAAGAATGGAGTGGCAGTGAAATAAAGAgaaaatataaaaacaacatgGAATGACTCGTTGAGGTGTGGCACTTTCTGGGTTTTAGCTTATACATGTATACTCAAACACCTTAAATGGGTGTATCGTCTAACTTTTCGTCAACTAAAGAACAAAGTACCATTTTACGCATTTTTTTATGTACATTCTTTCACTGTTAAGGAAAACAATAAGTGACATGGATCATAGTAAAAAGTAGCTTCAGTTTTGCAGAACATCTCTGGCACAAAATGGCTTCTTAGTAGCTTTCCAATTTGAAGCGACCGCCGTCCCCCTCGCTCACAAATCTCTTCCGGCCCCTGTGAAAATAGCCAAAATCAGTACATCTCCATCAATCATAAAACATGGATGTGTGTGAGAAACAAAAATAGTAAATTAAAAAGATACTTACCGACTAGGACAAAGATCCCTCAGCTTTTCACAGATGAAGCCAGCACTGAAACTCTTGTCGACAAACTGCTCCAAGATGAAGTACGCACGAGGGACGTCGATGTTGATTTCAGCTATGTCCATGTAAACTCTTTCGTATCCCTGCAAACAAGATAATTATCATGTaaacagtgactttcaatgtaatTCCAATGAAAAAAATAAGTGTAACATTTTATAGATCAAATCAATGGTAAACAAGGAGATGCAGTTGATTTTTAGGTAAAAAGTATTATATATCACATTGGTCCTCGAACCACAAGTCTCAACACCAGGTGGCGCCACATGCACTGCAGTAGTATAATGTTACCACCAGGTGGCACCCAAGCTCACCCTTCTCATTTGGTCCACAGTGATGATGGAGGACACCCACAGAAACTTCAGCAGCTGCAGAACCATTTTGAACGTTTTCTCCCCTTTGGATTCCAGGACCATGACTATGGCCTATTGATAATAGGAAGAAAAGATGAATAACTTTTCTTACAATCAACTAAGGAAAATTCAGTATGTGAGTACATCAGTGAGTACTTTTCCAATGCACCTACAGGTAATACGTTCATATAAGATAAGTTAACATGAAAACTGGGGAAAGAAAAACTAGACAACGGATGCTGTGAGTTACCTCATAGACAAACTCATGGTGGAAGTGTGGTACCTCCAGTTCTCTCAGACACCTCTCTGCTTCCTTGTTGTCTCCAG includes the following:
- the LOC106590145 gene encoding BBSome-interacting protein 1, translating into MPEVKSMFREVLPKQGQLSMEDVPTMVLCKPKLMPLKSVTLEKLEKMQLEAQEAIKQQDLALNEPQ